One Plasmodium coatneyi strain Hackeri chromosome 14, complete sequence genomic window carries:
- a CDS encoding Pre-mRNA branch site protein p14, protein MSRRSIRLPAEVSRILYVRNLPYKISADELYDIFGKYGTVRQIRKGNAEGTKGTSFVVYDDIYDAKNALDHLSGFNVAGRYLVVLYYDPVKAQRKKELQEKLKNEQEGKK, encoded by the exons ATGTCTAGAAGAAGCATACGTTTGCCCGCGGAGGTCAGTAGGATCCTTTACGTCAG AAACCTGCCTTACAAAATATCGGCCGATGAACTGTATGACATTTTTGGAAAGTATGGAACAGTGAGGCAGatacgaaaaggaaatgccGAAGGTACCAAGGGAACATCTTTTGTCGTCTACGACGATATTTACGATGCCAAGAATGCCCTGGACCACTTGTCAGGTTTCAATGTGGCCGGGAGGTACCTCGTAGTTTTGTATTACGACCCGGTGAAGGctcagaggaagaaggagctgcaggaaaagttgaaaaacgagcaggaagggaagaaatag
- a CDS encoding Cytochrome c heme lyase, which produces MQSIGKTIGDDENGEKVRCPSSLVGKLKMPQEAKNEVINERNMMPEIPNYSLREESECPLNRKRDVSSIPKNTKENWLYPSPQQFYNSLIRKNKHIDRNYIDAVVTVHNEVNEESWKHILKYEYLHRSKCSEVTLQRFLGKFDDLSVKAKFRSIFSKLGRPFDRHDWYVNRCGKEVKYILDYYNDESMQDDKNIYIDVRPAMNSFSNVWDRIRYPFYEFYFKHIKRYELFR; this is translated from the exons ATGCAGAGCATAGGCAAGACAATTGGTGATGatgaaaatggagaaaaagtGAGATGCCCCTCGTCCTTAGTGGGGAAATTGAAAATGCCCCAGGAAGCGAAGAATG AAGTGATAAACGAACGGAACATGATGCCGGAAATACCCAACTACTCCCTGCGCGAAGAGTCCGAGTGCCCCCTGAACAGGAAGAGAGACGTTTCTTCCATCCCCAAGAACACTAAAGAGAATTGGCTCTACCCGTCGCCGCAGCAATTTTACAATTCCCTAATTAGGAAGAATAAACACATTGACAGAAATTACATTGACGCTGTGGTGACGGTGCACAACGAAGTTAATGAGGAGTCATGGAAGCACATCCTAAAATATGAGTACCTGCACAGGAG CAAATGCAGCGAAGTCACTCTGCAGCGGTTTCTTGGAAAGTTCGACGACCTCTCCGTCAAGGCCAAATTTAGGAGCATTTTCTCCaa GCTAGGCAGACCATTCGACAGACACGACTGGTATGTGAATAGGTGCGGGAAGGAGGTGAAGTACATTTTAGATTATTACAACGATGAGTCCATGCAGGATGACAAGAAT ATATACATTGACGTCAGGCCGGCCATGAACAGCTTCTCAAACGTCTGGGATAGAATACGTTACCCATTTTATGAATTTTACTTTAAGCATATCAAGCGGTACGAGTTGTTTAGGTGA